One genomic segment of Homo sapiens chromosome 14, GRCh38.p14 Primary Assembly includes these proteins:
- the C14orf132 gene encoding uncharacterized protein C14orf132 isoform b (isoform b is encoded by transcript variant 2): MDLSFMAAQLPMMGGAFMDSPNEDFSTEYSLFNSSANVHAAANGQGQPEDPPRSSNDAVLLWIAIIATLGNIVVVGVVYAFTF; the protein is encoded by the coding sequence CTGCCCATGATGGGGGGAGCTTTCATGGACTCGCCCAACGAGGACTTCAGCACCGAGTACTCCCTGTTTAACTCCTCTGCCAATGTCCACGCGGCTGCCAATGGCCAGGGCCAGCCGGAAGATCCTCCTCGGTCCTCCAACGACGCCGTCTTGCTATGGATTGCCATCATAGCTACGCTGGGGAACATCGTGGTGGTGGGCGTGGTGTATGCCTTCACCTTCTGA